The Pyrodictium delaneyi genome contains a region encoding:
- a CDS encoding RsmB/NOP family class I SAM-dependent RNA methyltransferase translates to MTAEQRLDELAQQVWEVVEAERAGKPKLSIPARGLRILVETVKAAEEFKPSQHAKRVVFKRHGILGTGLDRLLTSVFYDTMKRMGLLDRVARELTGVESPLILDPWLRAALRVAADIVLFHRPDKATLNALKWGIADYLSAITHPYVGMYYWRVFDKLLDYRPRPRSIEEALEWRYLLPAWFIQRMRRLLGPEEAEELFKALNKKPLISVRVNTLKASVEEVVKALRREGKKPVVSKRVPVVVKFQGPYDFDNSPLYRGGKMVIQEEASAAASLILAPEPGMTVVDLAAAPGGKTSHMAELMKNRGRIYAFDIDEKRIERMRMILRRMGITIVKIFKMDARRAPRVLGEEVADRVMLDAPCTSTGTIAKNPELRWRIREDGLDEIVKLQREMLEAAARLVKPGGRLLYTTCSLLPEENEENIKWFLERHPEFRLVPIRGPYDESPLLPGTMRAWPHRHDTIGFFYALLEKRG, encoded by the coding sequence ATGACTGCCGAACAGAGGCTTGATGAGCTTGCACAACAGGTCTGGGAGGTTGTGGAGGCTGAGAGGGCTGGGAAGCCTAAGCTGTCTATACCGGCTCGGGGGCTTAGGATACTAGTTGAGACTGTGAAGGCTGCGGAAGAGTTTAAGCCGAGCCAGCATGCTAAACGTGTAGTATTCAAGAGGCATGGTATCCTCGGTACCGGGCTTGACCGGCTCCTCACCTCCGTGTTCTACGATACTATGAAGAGGATGGGGCTGCTCGATCGTGTTGCGCGAGAGCTGACGGGTGTAGAGTCGCCACTCATACTCGACCCATGGCTGCGTGCTGCCCTCCGCGTCGCAGCTGATATTGTGTTGTTCCACAGGCCCGACAAGGCTACGTTGAACGCGTTGAAATGGGGTATCGCTGACTATCTATCTGCAATAACGCATCCTTATGTGGGCATGTACTACTGGAGAGTCTTTGATAAGTTGCTAGACTATCGGCCGCGCCCCCGCAGCATCGAGGAAGCGTTGGAGTGGCGGTATCTTCTCCCTGCCTGGTTCATACAGCGTATGAGGAGGCTACTAGGGCCCGAGGAGGCCGAAGAGCTGTTCAAGGCTCTCAACAAGAAGCCCTTGATAAGCGTCAGGGTTAACACGCTTAAGGCCAGCGTAGAGGAGGTTGTCAAGGCTCTCCGGCGCGAGGGCAAGAAGCCTGTGGTCAGTAAGCGTGTACCGGTAGTAGTGAAGTTCCAGGGGCCCTACGACTTCGATAATAGTCCGCTTTATCGGGGCGGCAAGATGGTGATCCAGGAGGAGGCTAGTGCGGCTGCCTCACTCATATTGGCGCCAGAACCCGGGATGACTGTGGTTGATCTCGCCGCTGCGCCTGGCGGGAAGACTAGCCACATGGCCGAGCTTATGAAGAATCGTGGCCGGATATACGCGTTTGATATTGACGAGAAGCGTATAGAGCGGATGAGAATGATACTCCGCCGCATGGGGATAACAATCGTGAAGATATTCAAGATGGATGCTAGGAGGGCGCCTCGTGTACTAGGGGAAGAAGTAGCCGACCGGGTTATGCTGGATGCACCGTGTACCAGCACTGGCACTATAGCTAAGAACCCGGAGCTGCGGTGGAGGATACGGGAGGACGGGCTCGACGAGATAGTGAAGCTACAGCGGGAGATGCTGGAGGCCGCTGCAAGGCTTGTCAAGCCCGGTGGCCGGCTCCTCTATACCACGTGCAGCCTCCTGCCTGAGGAGAACGAGGAAAACATCAAGTGGTTTCTCGAACGTCATCCCGAGTTCCGGTTAGTACCGATTCGAGGCCC
- a CDS encoding precorrin-2 dehydrogenase/sirohydrochlorin ferrochelatase family protein, protein MAVRVPLWLEMSGRRVLVVGGGSVGTRRALWFRQAGAAVRVVGLSFSEELRRQAEEDESLELVELDASDTEALGPHVEWADIVVIATDNPGVNEAVWRLARELRRWVNDATDAERTEIVVPYTLELYGGGLRVAVTTEGRTGVAARHARDKIRECLEGDRGLETLYEAMWRVKPVLKRLIPRAKDRVPIYYRIDEDPEFRDAVERGSLEEALRAAARVIAQEAQRLGIDASPDEVYRLLKSVEKPISPL, encoded by the coding sequence GTGGCTGTGCGTGTCCCGCTATGGCTCGAGATGAGTGGTAGACGCGTCCTTGTCGTTGGCGGAGGCAGTGTCGGGACGCGGAGGGCGCTCTGGTTCCGGCAGGCTGGCGCCGCTGTGCGGGTTGTTGGGTTAAGCTTCTCCGAAGAGCTACGGAGACAGGCTGAGGAGGACGAGAGCCTGGAGCTCGTGGAGCTAGATGCGAGCGACACCGAGGCGCTCGGGCCCCACGTGGAGTGGGCCGACATAGTTGTCATAGCTACTGACAATCCTGGGGTTAACGAGGCCGTGTGGAGACTGGCCCGCGAACTCCGGCGCTGGGTCAACGATGCCACTGACGCGGAGAGAACTGAGATCGTTGTGCCCTATACACTTGAGCTCTACGGTGGCGGTCTCCGGGTGGCCGTCACTACTGAGGGCCGTACAGGGGTGGCAGCGCGGCACGCCCGTGACAAGATAAGAGAGTGTCTCGAGGGTGACCGGGGGCTCGAGACCCTCTACGAGGCTATGTGGAGGGTTAAGCCGGTTCTTAAGCGGCTCATACCCCGGGCTAAGGACCGTGTGCCGATATACTACCGGATAGACGAGGATCCAGAGTTCCGCGATGCTGTCGAAAGGGGCAGCCTCGAGGAGGCTCTGAGAGCCGCTGCTAGGGTGATAGCGCAGGAGGCCCAGAGGCTAGGCATAGACGCTAGCCCAGACGAGGTCTACCGGTTGCTGAAGTCTGTGGAGAAGCCCATATCGCCGCTCTAA